From the genome of Romeriopsis navalis LEGE 11480:
GCTTTGCTGAATTTGACCGACTAAGCTGCCGTTCTGGGCGGCGAAGAGGGCCGGGCCTTCGGTTCGATCATAGGATTCGAGCGCTCGTTCAGCGGCGGCTAGATCGCGTTTGACTTTGGGCAGGCGCAAATTTAGCGAGTCAATAATTAATTGCAGGCGGGCTTTATTATTTTTTTCACTCTGCTCGATAATGCGGGTGACGATCAGTTCGATCACCTGTTTGGCCCGGCCTTGATCGGTGTCTTTGTAGTCCAGTTGAATCCGACTAGGTGCTCCGGCGGGTTCTCCCTTTTTCGGTGGACCTTCGGATCCCGCTGTCAGGGTGATCTCGATACTTTTGGCCAACTTTTTGGTGTCTAAACCCGCTGCTTTAGCAGTTTCCTGCAAAATTTCATCGTTTAGCAGTGAATCCGGCGTGTAACTGGTGATCGGCTGCCGCACTTCGACCCCAGTGGCAGAAAAGACGGTGGGCGGGGCATTGCCGACCAGGGTGGCTTGTATGGTGTACTGCGTGGGTGGGTCTGGTTTCGAAACGACCATGCCCGATGCGCCCACGCCGAGGACGAGTCCAGTGGGAATGACCCATTTATAGCGGCCAATAGCCAGCAGATAACGTTTAAGAATTGGGGGAGCCATAGGAATGGAGGAATCAAATGCAGTCGGTGTGTGGAGGGGGGAGTGAAGGTGAGGGTGCGGATTACCGATTGGGACCGAATAAATCGGTGGCACTATCTCCCAGTTGGCGGAAGAACAATAAGAAGCCTAAAACATCCCGGAAGGGTTGGGTGAAGACATTCAGCACATTGGTAATCCGTCCGACTAAGTTGCGACCAATCACGATGACATCATTGTCTTGCAAGGGCACATCTTGGGAAATGTCACCCATTAACGCTTTCTTGCCGTCTAACCGGACCGAAACCGCTTTTTTCTTTTGGTCATCAAAGCGGATTAAGGCAATCTTCCGCATGTCGGCGCGATCGGGGTTAACCCCGGCATTGGTCAATGCATCCAAGAACGTACTGCCATTTTCGAGCACGACCTGGCGCAGGCCCCCACTGGGATAGCTCAGGACGCGGACAATGATCTGGGGGCGGACCAAATTAGAGCGAGATGCAATGGTGCGATCGTAACTGGTGTCACCCACTTCTAACTTGGGAATATAAATTGTATCGCCGTCTTGGAGGCTGGGGTTGGGGAGTGCTGTACCGTCTTTGAGCGCATTGAAGATGTCGAACTGCTCGGTGCGTAATGTGCCGTCGGGCATGGGCCGCCGTAGCGTGACAGCGCGTAAATCTGCATCTTCACGGGTGCCGCCGCCTGCGAGCAGCGCGGCCGCGAGTTGCGGTGACTGCGGTAAAGGATATAGTCCCGGCTCAAAGATCTCCCCGGCTAAAGTTACCTGAATGGGCCGTTGGGTAATCAGCGAAACGAGGACAACGGGATTGATGATAAAGCGATCAACCTGCTGTTGAATTTTTGCCTGAGCTTGATCGATCGTGAGACCTTGCAGCCGCACTTTGCCGATAATTGGGTGGGTAATATAGCCTTCTGGGTCAAGGGCTGCTTGGACATTAAAGTCAGCAAAGCGTTGCACGACAATGCCGATCGCATCGCGTGGCCCCAGTCGGTAGGCATTGAACGGTTGGATAACAGGCGGGGCCGGGAGTGTAGATGGGGCGGCCGTGCCACTGTTGATGGTATCCGTCGGGACGGTGACGTCGGCCGGTGGTAGTTCACCACGATCGCGCAGGCGTTGCCGTGCTTGTTCGACGAGTTCCCGGGCGGTGGGTCGCTGACGCGGCGTTTCTAAAGGGCGATTGGGTGGCAGCGGGGTTTGGGCTTGGCCCAAGGGAGTGGTTGGTTCGAGGGGTTGCGCTGGGGCCGTATGGGTGGTGGCAAAGGGTTGGGCGGGCGCGATCGGAAGTGGTTCTGAGCCTTTGGCATAGACTGCCGGTTGGCTAGCAATTTGATACACCACGACAGTTGTCAAGATCGAGGCACTCGTATGGAGCAGCGTTAGGCTGCTGGCCGTAATTTGCCGAATTCGGGGGGGGACAAAAACCAGTTGCATAAATTGCTCAACCCAAAACCATGCCGGGCATGGTTGAAATTATATGTGGTCAAAGTTACATCGTTGCGATACACCCCATCCTTCGCTATCTTCGCACCACAATCGGGATTTGAAGTGGCGAGTTAGCCAAAGACTAGTAGATTCACGCAGGGAATTAGCCCCAAACGTGCGGGAATCGACATCCTCTTATTCTACGTAGGAGATGCGGCTTTAGGGTGGAAGATCTGGTGGTTGAGGCTAGTTTGAATGGTCTGGGCCAAGGCCGTGACTTGCGCCTCGTATTTATCGAGATCGTCTAATGGTGCGATCGGCATTTGAACGCTGACGGCGATCCAAGGAACTCGCTTGTGTTGCCATTGGGCGAGACGATCGGCGACATACCATTTACTGGCGATCGGACTGCCACCATTGGATTGGGCGTACCATTGTGCTACGGCATAGGTGCGGGAGCGTGTCCAAGCGCGGAAAAATCGGGTTTCAAATTGTTGGTTGGGCTCACTTAGCCCAATTTTGAGCGTTTTGTAGGAATCACTTTGCCACCGTTGAATACCTTCAATATCACTCCACTCGACCTGCGGTTGTCGCTTGGGGCCGGATTGTGGCATCAGAAATAAACTGGCTTTTTGTTCACCGTTGGCCATGTTTTGCAGATACCAATGGTGATCGCCCAGAATTACGGGTTGTTCGTCGTTATTTTTCCAGTTTTGAATTGGGACGCCCTGTTGTCGAATTTCACGCAGTTGCTTTAACTGTGTGACGGGTGGTGGCATTTTCCACTGCCACTTTTGGCCGATGTAGTTCGGTACGGCCCCGATCACCAAGAGGACCGCCAGAAATACGAGTAAGACTAGTTTGGCCCGAGATAAATGCCATGAACGTGGGACAGAAAGCAGCATAGGACAGACTTAGGGGTGGATACTTCAGAAATGACGATCGGGTAATTTAGGCTTCTGGTAAGGTTGCCTCATTGTCATTCCGTGGGAGAAACCAATCTTCTAAATAATTCAGCACCCAGACTAA
Proteins encoded in this window:
- a CDS encoding polysaccharide biosynthesis/export family protein encodes the protein MQLVFVPPRIRQITASSLTLLHTSASILTTVVVYQIASQPAVYAKGSEPLPIAPAQPFATTHTAPAQPLEPTTPLGQAQTPLPPNRPLETPRQRPTARELVEQARQRLRDRGELPPADVTVPTDTINSGTAAPSTLPAPPVIQPFNAYRLGPRDAIGIVVQRFADFNVQAALDPEGYITHPIIGKVRLQGLTIDQAQAKIQQQVDRFIINPVVLVSLITQRPIQVTLAGEIFEPGLYPLPQSPQLAAALLAGGGTREDADLRAVTLRRPMPDGTLRTEQFDIFNALKDGTALPNPSLQDGDTIYIPKLEVGDTSYDRTIASRSNLVRPQIIVRVLSYPSGGLRQVVLENGSTFLDALTNAGVNPDRADMRKIALIRFDDQKKKAVSVRLDGKKALMGDISQDVPLQDNDVIVIGRNLVGRITNVLNVFTQPFRDVLGFLLFFRQLGDSATDLFGPNR
- a CDS encoding cyanoexosortase B system-associated protein; translation: MLLSVPRSWHLSRAKLVLLVFLAVLLVIGAVPNYIGQKWQWKMPPPVTQLKQLREIRQQGVPIQNWKNNDEQPVILGDHHWYLQNMANGEQKASLFLMPQSGPKRQPQVEWSDIEGIQRWQSDSYKTLKIGLSEPNQQFETRFFRAWTRSRTYAVAQWYAQSNGGSPIASKWYVADRLAQWQHKRVPWIAVSVQMPIAPLDDLDKYEAQVTALAQTIQTSLNHQIFHPKAASPT